The genomic interval CGACCCTGCACACCGGCTACGAGCCGGACGAGGAACGCCGCATCCTCACCGACATCACCACCACGATCGAGTCCGCCACCGGCCGGCGCCCCAAGGGCTGGATGGGACCCGCTCTGACCGAGACGCACAACACCCCGGAGCTGCTCGCCGAGCTCGGCTACCAGTACGTCCTCGACTGGACCAACGACGATCAGCCGTACCGCCTGAATGTCCCGGGCATGCTCAGCGTCCCGTACACCGTCGAGCTCAACGACCTCGGCCTCTTCCTCCGCGGCCTGACCGGCCCGGACTTCTTGCAGATGGTCAAGGACCAGTACGACGTACTCCGGGAAGAAGGCGGCCGGGTGATGGCGCTCGCGCTGCACCCGTTCGTGATCGGGCAGGCATTCCGGGCGAAGTACCTGGACCTCGCGCTGGACTACATTGCCTCGCAGAGCGACGTCTGGCTGACGACGAGTGACGACATCGCGTCGCACTACTCGGCGACGTAACCCGGCTGGGCATGGCGCGTTGTTACTAATGGGTTTATTCTCGTCCGGATAACTGGGGGGTGACGGCGCGCCGTCACCGGGAGCACGGGGAGTAACGACATGCGCAACGAGCGGGGCGGTAGCTCGATCCCTGCCCTGGCTGTGCTCGTGCTGCTCGGCATCGTCGCCGCGGTCGGCATCGTCGGCAACAAGACGAAGCACGTCACCGTCGACCTCACCACCTTGACGGCCTCGACGACCGCCACCACGATCGCCACCGCTCCGCTCGACACCCAGCCGTTCTCCGGGACCAACGGTCTGGTCGTCCACCCGCGCGCCGAGGCAGCCCTGTTCACCGCCCCGGACGCCGACGCGTTCGGCAAGATCGGGCCCAGCCAGTTCGGGCCGACCTGGCTGCCGGTGGTCGAGCAGACCGACGGCTGGGTCCGGGTCCTGCTCCCCTCCAAGCCGAACCGGTCCACCGGCTGGCTCCAGGACGACGACCTCGACCGCGCCTCGTCGTCGTACCTGATCCGCGTGCACACCAGCTCGCGGACCATCGAGCTCTTCCTGAACGGGAAGAGCCAGGGCACCTGGAAGGCCGGAGTCGGCGCGAAGAAGACGCCGACGCCGCCCGGCCGGACCT from Kribbella sp. NBC_00709 carries:
- a CDS encoding L,D-transpeptidase; the encoded protein is MRNERGGSSIPALAVLVLLGIVAAVGIVGNKTKHVTVDLTTLTASTTATTIATAPLDTQPFSGTNGLVVHPRAEAALFTAPDADAFGKIGPSQFGPTWLPVVEQTDGWVRVLLPSKPNRSTGWLQDDDLDRASSSYLIRVHTSSRTIELFLNGKSQGTWKAGVGAKKTPTPPGRTFLLGSIIDHKRSASPIVLPLGAHSPTLDSFGGGPGTVAIHGWPNPHVFGAAISAGCVRVPKTALADLQKVPLGTLVLIDSK
- a CDS encoding polysaccharide deacetylase family protein, which gives rise to MTLYDYSPLPERPALDWPDGKRVAFYVGLNIEHFLPDEPSTSIWPLDLKPDPLNHGWREYGARVGVWRTIDILDRYDVRASALVNSMVAEHNAQIIKAGVERDWAWLAHGQTNSTLHTGYEPDEERRILTDITTTIESATGRRPKGWMGPALTETHNTPELLAELGYQYVLDWTNDDQPYRLNVPGMLSVPYTVELNDLGLFLRGLTGPDFLQMVKDQYDVLREEGGRVMALALHPFVIGQAFRAKYLDLALDYIASQSDVWLTTSDDIASHYSAT